A single genomic interval of Pyrus communis chromosome 7, drPyrComm1.1, whole genome shotgun sequence harbors:
- the LOC137738849 gene encoding protein SMALL AUXIN UP-REGULATED RNA 51-like, with protein sequence MDSKKSNKIREIVRLQQILKKWKKLANAPKNTTTINSSSAYSIINNANSTTTSTSSSRSMKFFKRTLSFSDVSTAQNVIVPKGFLAMCVGKELKRFVVPTEYLGHQAFRILLQEAEEEFGFQQEGVLKIPCEVSVFEKILKMVEEKREVFSLHNEFGFINAEKDMIGFCSSPSDCEITPHHTQMCR encoded by the coding sequence ATGGATTCAAAGAAGTCTAACAAGATTAGGGAGATTGTTAGGCTCCAACAGATCTTAAAGAAGTGGAAAAAGCTAGCAAACGCTCCTAAAAACACCACCACAATCAATTCCTCATCAGCTTATAGCATAATTAATAATGCCAATAGCACCACCACTAGTACTAGCAGCAGCAGAAGCATGAAGTTCTTCAAGAGAACACTCTCTTTCTCAGATGTTTCCACGGCTCAAAATGTCATCGTGCCAAAAGGCTTTCTTGCAATGTGTGTTGGGAAGGAGCTGAAGAGATTCGTCGTCCCAACTGAGTACCTGGGTCACCAAGCTTTTAGAATTCTGCTCCAGGAAGCCGAAGAGGAATTCGGGTTTCAGCAAGAAGGTGTGCTCAAGATTCCATGTGAAGTGTCAGTGTTTGAGAAGATCTTGAAGATGGTTGAAGAGAAAAGGGAGGTCTTTTCCTTGCACAATGAGTTTGGATTCATTAATGCAGAGAAAGACATGATTGGTTTTTGCTCGTCTCCATCAGATTGTGAGATTACACCTCATCACACTCAAATGTGCAGATGA
- the LOC137740526 gene encoding auxin-responsive protein SAUR24-like, protein MKQQIARHIAWPKNMNIQRLWVWLPPLNHKPGAVTRKNMAISLLESGENSDGSLLAGELSDGRRGGASMMQVPKGFLAVYVGPELRRFVIPMSCLSSPDFRVLMDRVEEEYGFEQEGALKIPCDEEDFENILMRSLANYKKNDKKKKI, encoded by the coding sequence ATGAAGCAACAAATAGCAAGGCACATTGCATGGCCCAAGAACATGAACATTCAGCGCCTGTGGGTGTGGTTGCCCCCACTAAACCACAAACCAGGAGCTGTTACCAGGAAGAATATGGCGATAAGCCTCTTGGAATCCGGTGAGAACTCCGATGGGTCATTGCTGGCCGGAGAATTGTCCGACGGCCGGCGTGGGGGAGCTTCAATGATGCAAGTTCCCAAAGGGTTCTTGGCAGTTTACGTGGGGCCCGAGCTTCGGAGGTTTGTCATCCCCATGAGCTGTTTGTCATCAccggattttagggttttgatggATAGAGTGGAAGAGGAGTATGGGTTTGAGCAGGAAGGTGCGCTTAAAATCCCTTGTGATGAAGAGGATTTTGAGAATATTTTGATGAGGTCTTTGGCAAACTATAAGAAGAAtgataagaagaaaaagatcTAA
- the LOC137740394 gene encoding protein SLOW GREEN 1, chloroplastic, whose amino-acid sequence MSFATTAATTMTTCRFVTLRIQCTDSKPRTGFGSKTNSKNKNRNKNNLSQESTTKRSGGVPTQAPGLSSRFDGKVKRNPAELEFEERLAAVRSSALEQKKVVEKKEFGPIDYDAPVELEKTDEKKIGLGAQIGVGVAVVVFGLVFALGDFLPSGSLSPTEDTAATANKLSEEEKASLQTRLKEYEATLSNSPKDPTALEGAAVTLAELGEYTRASTLLQDLIKEKPSDPEVFRLLGEVKYELKDFEGSAAAFKVSSSMSKDLKFEVLRGLTNALLAAKKPDETVQFLLASRERMNVDKPDAKAGSSATETNSQVDPIQVELLLGKAYSDWGHISDAVSVYDRLISSHPNDFRGYLAKGIILRENGKAGEAERMFIQARFFAPDKAKAFVDRYSR is encoded by the exons ATGTCGTTCGCAACAACAGCAGCGACAACGATGACGACATGCCGCTTCGTCACGCTTCGAATTCAGTGCACTGATTCCAAGCCCAGAACTGGTTTCGGAAGCAAAACCAACAGCAAGAACAAGAACAGGAACAAGAACAACCTCAGCCAG GAATCAACTACCAAACGGTCTGGTGGCGTTCCTACTC AGGCACCCGGGTTAAGTTCTCGGTTCGATGGAAAGGTTAAGAGAAACCCTGCTGAGCTTGAGTTTGAGGAACGTCTAGCAGCAGTCAGAAG TTCAGCACTTGAGCAGAAGAAGGTAGTGGAGAAAAAGGAATTTGGGCCAATTGACTATGATGCACCTGTTGAGTTGGAGAAAACGGATGAGAAAAAAATTGGACTCGGTGCACAG ATTGGAGTAGGTGTAGCTGTAGTGgtctttggtttggtttttgctCTTGGAGACTTTCTTCCGTCTGGAAG TTTGAGTCCTACTGAGGATACTGCAGCAACCGCCAATAAACTGTCCGAAGAAGAGAAAGCGTCGCTTCAG ACTAGGCTGAAAGAATATGAAGCAACGCTTAGTAACTCCCCAAAAGATCCAACTGCTCTTGAG GGAGCTGCGGTAACCTTAGCAGAATTAGGAGAATATACACGGGCTTCAACTCTGCTTCAAGACTTGATTAAG GAGAAACCAAGTGATCCTGAAGTTTTTCGTTTGCTTGGAGAAGTTAAATACGAACTCAAGGATTTTGAAGGAAGTGCTGCTGCATTTAAGGTTTCTTCATCG ATGTCTAAAGATCTCAAATTTGAAGTTCTGCGTGGCCTTACGAATGCATTACTTGCTGCTAAGAAACCAGATGAG ACTGTTCAATTCCTTCTTGCCTCTCGTGAACGTATGAATGTGGACAAGCCAGATGCAAAGGCTGGAAGTAGTGCGACTGAAACAAATTCACAGGTGGACCCTATTCAA GTCGAATTACTTCTTGGAAAAGCCTATTCAGATTGGGGCCATATCAGTGATGCTGTTTCTGTCTATGACCGGCTCATCTCTAGTCATCCAAATGACTTCCGTGGTTACTTGGCCaag GGAATTATTTTGAGAGAAAATGGTAAAGCTGGAGAAGCGGAGAGGATGTTTATACAG GCACGGTTCTTTGCACCGGATAAAGCCAAAGCATTTGTAGACCGGTACTCAAGATAA
- the LOC137740395 gene encoding uncharacterized protein, translating into MEKPTFNKSVPQNPKIPTTSAAPTPQKPQKTKLPTAQELISHYESQGLDSQEASLKVIGDLQTALYRVISSGRGRKDKILAETSRKIDSTNNSLAILNMKVDSKPGFGEAFGIGVASGVTLKGIETVLPHVIRGFGEIWNTVRSATKDNA; encoded by the coding sequence ATGGAAAAGCCAACCTTCAACAAATCCGTCCCTCAAAACCCCAAAATCCCCACAACATCCGCAGCCCCAACCCCACAAAAACCCCAAAAGACAAAGCTGCCAACCGCACAAGAACTCATATCCCACTACGAGTCCCAGGGCCTGGACTCCCAGGAGGCCTCTCTGAAGGTCATAGGTGACCTTCAGACCGCCCTCTATAGGGTCATATCTTCCGGCAGGGGCAGAAAGGACAAGATTTTGGCCGAGACTTCAAGGAAAATTGACAGCACCAACAATAGCCTTGCAATTCTGAACATGAAGGTTGATTCCAAGCCTGGATTTGGTGAAGCTTTTGGAATTGGGGTTGCTTCTGGGGTCACTTTGAAGGGCATTGAGACTGTTCTTCCTCATGTGATTAGGGGTTTTGGGGAGATTTGGAACACTGTTAGGAGTGCCACTAAGGATAACGCTtga
- the LOC137740527 gene encoding receptor-like protein 3, with protein sequence MVMVLKIDTNRFMEDISATQLLLLSGILFLLPCSAYAACDELDRDTLLSLSFRAPLNWSASTDCCLWDGITCDPLDHRRVIRLWLPKRGLSGVVSSAITNLTHLTHLNLSHNSLLGSLPDALLSSLPSLQVIDLSFNRLNGRFPPSSNGSSHLQIINLSSNFFNGTIPSLVLVPSISIFNVSNNSFSGSIPISNGSNHASLTFFDLSFNEFTDTIPPGIGSCSKLQVFRAGFNGLSGSLPNEILNLADLQQLSLPVNSLSGHIGDGIVKLTNLKIIELYSNLFSGKIPSHIGNLSMLEKLLLHINNFTGPLPLSLTNCTNLSTLNLRVNNLTGELSAFNFSTLQHLATLDLGNNNFNGELPQSLYSCKSLTAIRFASNQLTGEISPEIVALESLSYLSISTNNLRNAAGAFRILKVCKNLTTLVLSMNFLNEPLPDDKSLGDPVGFQSLQVFAIAGCQLTGQVPTMLAKVMTLEVLDLSFNLITGSIPGWMGSLPNLFYVDLSNNLLGGGFPIAFCGMPVLTTKEAGDMVDRSYLELPLFVMPNSATNQQYNQLSNLPPAIYLGNNSLTGSIPSEIGRLKYIHVLDLSYNNFTGSIPEQISNLTNLEKLDLSYNHLSGGIPASLGSLHFLSSFSVAYNGLQGLVPSGGQFDTFTNSSFEGNPGLSGFPTGKLSCPQSPLPVVSTAQKSNTHGIFKALLFGISFGIFFGIGFGLGLNIDDKRIPFIARRMMKT encoded by the coding sequence ATGGTTATGGTCTTGAAGATTGATACGAACAGATTCATGGAGGACATCTCGGCAACGCAGCTTCTTCTCCTTTCCGGTATACTTTTTTTGCTGCCTTGCTCTGCTTATGCTGCCTGTGACGAACTCGACCGCGACACTCTCTTGTCCTTGTCTTTCAGGGCACCGTTGAATTGGTCTGCTTCGACTGACTGCTGCCTTTGGGATGGAATCACCTGCGACCCACTTGACCACCGCCGCGTCATCCGGCTGTGGTTGCCGAAAAGAGGCTTATCCGGCGTCGTCTCTTCGGCCATTACCAACCTCACCCATCTCACCCACCTCAATCTTTCCCACAATTCCCTATTGGGTTCTCTCCCAGATGCCTTGCTTTCTTCCCTCCCAAGTCTTCAGGTCATTGACTTGAGCTTCAATCGTCTCAACGGCCGCTTTCCACCATCTTCGAATGGAAGCAGCCACCTTCAGATTATAAACTTGTCCAGCAACTTCTTCAATGGAACAATCCCGTCTTTGGTCCTTGTCCCATCAATATCAATTTTCAATGTCAGCAACAACAGCTTTTCCGGGTCAATACCGATAAGCAACGGCAGTAATCACGCTTCCCTTACATTCTTTGACTTGTCCTTCAATGAATTCACTGACACGATCCCCCCTGGAATCGGATCATGCTCCAAGCTCCAAGTTTTCCGTGCAGGCTTCAACGGCCTCTCTGGTTCTCTCCCTAATGAGATTCTCAATCTTGCTGATCTCCAACAGCTTTCACTTCCTGTCAATAGCCTCTCTGGACACATCGGCGATGGCATTGTGAAGCTCACCAATCTCAAGATCATAGAGCTCTACTCAAACCTATTCTCCGGGAAAATCCCCAGCCATATTGGTAACCTTTCAATGTTGGAAAAGCTGCTCCTCCACATCAACAACTTCACAGGTCCTTTGCCTTTATCTCTCACCAACTGCACAAATCTATCGACCTTGAATTTGCGGGTCAACAACTTGACTGGAGAGCTCTCTGCCTTCAATTTTTCGACTCTCCAACATCTCGCCACTCTGGACCTTGGCAACAACAACTTCAATGGTGAGTTACCTCAAAGCCTCTACTCATGCAAGTCCCTAACAGCTATTAGATTTGCCAGCAATCAGCTCACAGGCGAGATATCACCTGAAATAGTCGCATTAGAATCGTTGTCTTACCTGTCCATCTCTACCAACAACCTGAGAAATGCCGCGGGGGCTTTTAGGATTCTGAAGGTTTGCAAGAATCTGACTACTCTGGTCTTGTCCATGAATTTTTTGAATGAGCCTTTGCCAGATGATAAAAGCCTTGGAGACCCTGTTGGATTCCAAAGTCTTCAGGTTTTTGCTATTGCGGGTTGCCAATTAACAGGCCAAGTGCCCACCATGCTAGCCAAGGTTATGACTCTTGAAGTCTTGGACTTGTCGTTTAATCTTATAACTGGTTCTATCCCCGGTTGGATGGGTAGTTTGCCCAACCTTTTCTACGTAGATTTGTCTAATAACCTTCTTGGAGGGGGATTTCCTATTGCGTTCTGTGGGATGCCAGTTTTGACAACCAAAGAGGCCGGTGATATGGTGGACAGAAGTTATCTAGAGTTGCCACTCTTTGTGATGCCCAACAGCGCTACTAATCAGCAGTACAATCAGCTGTCCAATCTCCCCCCGGCTATATATTTGGGTAACAACAGCCTTACTGGCAGTATCCCTTCTGAAATTGGTCGATTGAAGTACATTCATGTGTTGGACCTTAGTTATAACAACTTCACTGGCAGCATCCCGGAACAGATTTCTAACCTCACCAACTTAGAGAAATTGGACCTCTCCTATAACCATTTATCCGGTGGAATCCCTGCTTCTCTTGGAAGTCTACATTTTTTGTCTTCCTTCAGTGTGGCATACAATGGTCTTCAGGGACTTGTACCATCTGGAGGTCAGTTTGATACTTTTACCAACTCCAGCTTTGAAGGGAATCCAGGACTATCCGGCTTTCCAACAGGGAAGCTCTCTTGCCCTCAGAGTCCTCTGCCAGTAGTTTCAACTGCTCAGAAATCTAACACACATGGAATTTTTAAAGCACTCCTCTTTGGGATCTCTTTTGGCATTTTTTTTGGAATTGGTTTTGGTCTTGGTCTAAACATTGATGATAAAAGGATTCCATTCATTGCAAGGCGTATGATGAAAACTTGA